DNA from Stutzerimonas decontaminans:
GGTTGCTTGGGTTTGGTATCGGCGACAGTGAAATCAGCGGGCCGGCTGTTGCTCCCTCGCCCCTGTTGCCACAGCGGGGCGCAATCGCAGTAACAGGTGGGCGGCGATACCGAAGATCAGTCCCCAGAACGCGGCGGACAGACCCAGGAACGACATTCCGGATGCCGTCACCAGAAAGGTGATCAAGGCCGCTTCACGGTCTGCGGGCATTGCCATCGCGGCACTCAGCGCCCCGCCAATTGCTGCCAGTAGTGCCAGACCGGCCAACGCGGCTATCAGTGCAGGGGGAAACGCGGTGAAGATGGAGACCAGCGTTGCACCGAATACCCCCAGCAGGAGATAGAAAACACCGCCCGATACGCCCGCAACGTAGCGCTTTGCCGGGTTTTCATGGGCCTCCCTGCCGGTGCAGATCGCCGCCGTGATTGCAGCGAGGTTAAGCCCGTGGCAACCGAAAGGCGCCAGCAACAACGACCCCAATGCGCTGCTGCTGATCAACGGGCTGGCCGGTGTGCTGTAGCCGTCGTTGCGCAGGACAGCCATCCCCGGAACGAACTGCCCGGTCAACGCCACCATCACCAGCGGAAAGGCGATATTAAGGATCACCTGCCAACTGAACTCCGGGGCGATCCACATCGGCGTCGCCAGGCCAAGCACCAGGGCCTCGCTTTGCAGTTCGCCCGAGGCGACGGTGATCGTTACGCCGACAACCAGTACCGCGAGCACCGCATAGCGAGGCGAGGCACGCTTGAACGCCAGATAGGTGGCGAACATCGCCAGCACCAGCCAGGGCTGTTCCTTTATGGAGATGAACAGGCCAGTCCCGAAGCGGAACAGGATCCCCGCGAGCATGCCTGCGGCGATCGCGGCAGGCAGGCGGTTGATGATGCGGTCGAATGCACCGGAAAGGCCCACCAACAGCAGCACCACGCTGGTTACGATATAAGCGCCGATAGCTTCATTCAGCGTTATGTCCGGCAACATGGTGACCAGCAACGCAGAGCCCGGCGCGGACCAGGCAATGATGATCGGCACCTTGTAGCGAAGGCTGAGCAGAATGCCGAGCACACCGCTGCCGATGGAGATCGTCCAGACCCAGGAAGACAGTACGTCTTGAGGCAACCCACCCGCCTTGGCTGCCTGGAAGACGATCACCAGGGGGCCGGCGTAGGAGATTACCGTCGCGATGAATCCCGCGACCACCGCAGAAAGTGAGCAGTCTCTGAGTAGCGTCTTCATGAAGCCTCGCAAGTCAGGCCTGGCTATCCGTGACAGTGTCCGGACGGCTCTTGTTGTAGGTGTATCGTTCCAATGGCTCGACAACGCAGCGGGACACGCCGCACCGCATTAACTGGTGGCGCGGCAGAGCCGTCCGTGGCCGGCGCCGACATGTTTGCCTTACGCCTCCTGCAAAGCCCGCGGACGCGAGCTGCGCTGTTCGGCCTTCGGCGCGGGCGCTTTCTGCAGCTGGAAGTCGAAGTCGACCTCGGCGAAGCGGCCTTGCACGCCGCGGCTGCGTGCGGCTTCGGCGTCATTAATGAAACGAATGTCACCGACCAGCCCGTCGCGAGTTGCGTAAGCGAAGTCGTCCCACAGGTACTTGTCGCCGGCCAGGTTGATCTGGGTAGTCAGATGGCGATGACCCGACGCGGAGATGAAGAAGTGGATGTGCGCCGGACGCTGACCGTGGCGACCGAGGGTGTCGAGCACCTCTTGGGTCGGGCCGTCGGGCGAGCAGCCGTAGCCGGAAGGCACAATGCTGCGCGCGCGGTAACAGCCGTTCTCGTCGGTGACGATGCGGCGACGCAGGTTGTAGTCGGACTGACTCTTGTCGAAATAGGAGTAGTTGCCCTTGGTGTTGGCGTGCCACAGGTCGACTACCGCACCGGCAATTGGCTTGCCGTCCGGGCCGGTGACGCGACCCTGCAGGAACATCGTCGTGGCAACATCGTCCTCGCTGCCGTCGTCCATGCGTGTCACGCCCTGAGCGATCGGCGCGCCGGCCACATACAGCGGGCCTTCGATGGTGCGCGGCGTGCCGCCAGTCAAGCCATGCTGTTCATCCTTGGCATCCTCCAGCAGATCGAGAAAATGCTCCAGACCGAGACCAGCAACCAAGAGCCCCGCCTCGTGACGACCGCCCAGGCGATTCAGATAGTCCACCGCCTTCCAGAATTCGTCCTGAGTGATTTCCAGGTCTTCGACGATTTTTGCGGTGTCGATCAGGATGCGGTTGATCACGGTCTTCATGCGGCTACTGCCTTCATCATTATTGAAGCCGCTGGCTTCTTTGAAGAATTGCTGGATTTCGGGGGAGTGGGAAATTTTCACAGTCATGGCTCAGGCCTCGTCTTGTAGTTGTGGTGACGCTGGTTAGTTGGCCGGCGCACGCCAGCCCTTGAAGAGTCGATCAGGTGTCGTCTTCACGAATCGAGGACGGGTGCCGGCACAGCGGATTGACCTCGATCTCCATGTAGGGGAACAGCGGCAGCTGCATCAGGGTGTCGTGCAGTTCCTGCACGCTGGCAACGTCGAACACGCTGTAGTTGGCGTACTGGCCGGCGATGCGCCACAGGTGGCGCCACTTGCCCTCGCGCATCAGGCCCTGGGCCAGTTCCTTCTCGTCGGCCTTGAGCGTGGCGGCCTTTGCCGGGTCCATGTCGACGGGCAGTTTTACGATCATCTTTACGTGGAACAGCATCTGTTCAGCCTCCGGTTACTTGCGAGCAAAGAACGCCAGGCGCTCTTCATCCAGGGTCAGGCCCAGGCCCGGCGTACGCGGAACTTCCAGCTGGAAATCCCGATAGACCGGCGCCTCGGTGACGATTTCTTCGGTGAGTAGCAGCGGGCCGAACAGCTCGGTGCCCCAGGTCAACTTGTTGAGGGTGACGAAGGCGTGTGCCGAGGCCAGGGTGCCGATGGCGCCTTCGAGCATGGTGCCGCCATACAGCGCGACACCTGCCGCTTCGGCGATCTGCGCGGTACGCAGCACGGCGCGCGGGCCGCCGTTCTTGGCGATCTTCAGGGCGAAGATGCTGGCCGCGCCGTCAGCAGCCAGGCTGAACGCATCCTCGACGCTCTCGATGGATTCGTCGGCCATGATCGGTGCCGGGCTGCGCTGGTTCAGCCTGATCTGCCCGCCGCGGTTGATCCGCGAGATCGGCTGTTCGATCAGGTCGATACCGTTATCGCCGAGGATGCGGCAGGCGCGCATCGCCACCGATTCGTCCCAGGCCTGGTTCACGTCGACGCGCACGCTGGCGCGCTCGCCGAGAGCCTGCTTGATGGCGATGACGTGCTTGAGGTCGGCGTTCACTTCACCGGCGCCGATCTTCAGCTTGAAGATGCGATGGCGACGGATGTCGAGCATGCGCTCGGCTTCTTCGATGTCCTTGGCGGTGTCGCCGCTGGCCAGTGTCCAGGCCACTTCCAGGCTGTCGCGCACGCGGCCGCCGAGCAGCTCGCTGACTGGTAGGCCGAGGCGCTTGCCCTGGGCATCGAGCAAGGCGCTTTCCAGGCCCGACTTGGCGAAGGTGTTGCCCTTGGCGGCCTTGTCCAGCCGCAGCATGGCGGCGTTGATATTGGCCGCATCCTGACCCACCAGCAGCGCGCCGAGATGGCTGTCGATGTTCTGCTTGATGCTCTCCGGGCTTTCGTTGCCATAGGCCAGACCGCCGATGGTGGTGGACTCGCCGATGCCTTCGATACCGTCGCTGCACCGCACGCGGATGATCACCAGCGTCTGCTGTTGCATGGTGTGCATCGCCAGCTTGTGCGGGCGGATGGTCGGCAGGTCGACGATGATTGCCTGGATGCGTTCGATCAGAATGGGGCTCATATCGTTTTCCACGTTGCGAATGTCGGGTTCAAGCCTTCGCCGCCGA
Protein-coding regions in this window:
- a CDS encoding muconate cycloisomerase family protein; this encodes MSPILIERIQAIIVDLPTIRPHKLAMHTMQQQTLVIIRVRCSDGIEGIGESTTIGGLAYGNESPESIKQNIDSHLGALLVGQDAANINAAMLRLDKAAKGNTFAKSGLESALLDAQGKRLGLPVSELLGGRVRDSLEVAWTLASGDTAKDIEEAERMLDIRRHRIFKLKIGAGEVNADLKHVIAIKQALGERASVRVDVNQAWDESVAMRACRILGDNGIDLIEQPISRINRGGQIRLNQRSPAPIMADESIESVEDAFSLAADGAASIFALKIAKNGGPRAVLRTAQIAEAAGVALYGGTMLEGAIGTLASAHAFVTLNKLTWGTELFGPLLLTEEIVTEAPVYRDFQLEVPRTPGLGLTLDEERLAFFARK
- the catC gene encoding muconolactone Delta-isomerase, which translates into the protein MLFHVKMIVKLPVDMDPAKAATLKADEKELAQGLMREGKWRHLWRIAGQYANYSVFDVASVQELHDTLMQLPLFPYMEIEVNPLCRHPSSIREDDT
- the catA gene encoding catechol 1,2-dioxygenase, encoding MTVKISHSPEIQQFFKEASGFNNDEGSSRMKTVINRILIDTAKIVEDLEITQDEFWKAVDYLNRLGGRHEAGLLVAGLGLEHFLDLLEDAKDEQHGLTGGTPRTIEGPLYVAGAPIAQGVTRMDDGSEDDVATTMFLQGRVTGPDGKPIAGAVVDLWHANTKGNYSYFDKSQSDYNLRRRIVTDENGCYRARSIVPSGYGCSPDGPTQEVLDTLGRHGQRPAHIHFFISASGHRHLTTQINLAGDKYLWDDFAYATRDGLVGDIRFINDAEAARSRGVQGRFAEVDFDFQLQKAPAPKAEQRSSRPRALQEA
- a CDS encoding benzoate/H(+) symporter BenE family transporter, which translates into the protein MKTLLRDCSLSAVVAGFIATVISYAGPLVIVFQAAKAGGLPQDVLSSWVWTISIGSGVLGILLSLRYKVPIIIAWSAPGSALLVTMLPDITLNEAIGAYIVTSVVLLLVGLSGAFDRIINRLPAAIAAGMLAGILFRFGTGLFISIKEQPWLVLAMFATYLAFKRASPRYAVLAVLVVGVTITVASGELQSEALVLGLATPMWIAPEFSWQVILNIAFPLVMVALTGQFVPGMAVLRNDGYSTPASPLISSSALGSLLLAPFGCHGLNLAAITAAICTGREAHENPAKRYVAGVSGGVFYLLLGVFGATLVSIFTAFPPALIAALAGLALLAAIGGALSAAMAMPADREAALITFLVTASGMSFLGLSAAFWGLIFGIAAHLLLRLRPAVATGAREQQPAR